ttcaAACTGTCATTTTGCTATTAATTAAATAGTAACCCACTAAGCAAATGTATGTccaaaagacgtccactgaggagccagaTTGAAAAaattttatgacgtctttttttacTTGTTCTGCACACCCGATATAGACGTTCATGGAACCTCCGTATAaggttaaaaaatacagtagttcaAATGTGGACATATTTTCAACGTTATTTATGGTCATTTAGTCAAAGCAACAGACAGtgtgtttgtccaaaaatcattaaaataaaagaaacgtCGCTCACACCTTTAGATAACTTAGCATCTGTAATTCACACATCTGTGAATTGTGAGAGAAACCAGATCTTAATGATAGACTTTCTGGTTTATACAGTGTTTACCACTGAGGTGCTTAAACTGCCATTACCTGCAGACATAAAATACAGATGGATGCATGATATAATGAActgtcttaaatatatatttttttacattactctGCATGTGGACAAAATTGATCTATATCATCCTTattgaatatgtttttaaaacatcCTAGATGCAAACATCAGCGCAGCAGTATTACCAACTTTGTCACGTGATGACATTCGTGATCTTTTCCCGGGACCAGAAAACTTTTTACGACGGAAAACCATATGGGAGACGTTTCATAGAGACAAAGAGGTAGAACTTTTCTCCATTTTTCCAAACCacagtattcattttaattaaatattagtgtctgaaaaaaataaaggttacatACAACAATGTTTAGGTCATTCACAAACAGTCACACTAAATATCTTAAGTAAGCAATAAGGTACGAGAGGCTGTGCTGTTTTGTGAATAAGTCACGACTGAAGGGCCATGTGACCTGAAATGCAGTGCTATGATTAAGAAGAGTttattgtagtattattattCATGGGTGTTCTGTTAACAGGTTtgtttatataaattgtaatagcTTTCATCTGAATTCAGCAGGGACAGGAGGCAGGATGCCTCAATCAAAACAAGGAGCAGGAAGACACTGGTCTGACTCCTACTCAAACTCCGTCTGAAATCCCAGTGACTACAAGGCACAGTATCTTTGAGCCAAGTGGTCATCCTCCAAGAACCTTAAAGTTGCCCAACCCTGAATATGTTGTTTACACTGACAGTGAGCTAGAACATGTTAGAAAAGAGTATTTTGATCTGCAGCGAGTTGGGCAAGAAAGAGATTGCAACCTTTCAAAAGAACTTCGTTGTCGACTTGTGAGGAACACAGTGACCAACATGGTGTCTATCATGAGAGCATCAAGCACTGACTTCATGTACCCATCAAAAAATGACATGCTTGCAATGGCAAAGCGACTGGTTGAATATTATCCCATGCTTCGAGATGACTCTGTGAACTGCAAACATATTTGGGTAAGTGTTTAAGGGCTTGGGattcaaaaattacatttgaggacatttgtgcaatgttttggttgtatagacggtttcaacggcaacaacataaacaagtGTTATTGCGCATGCGCGCTTTTATGAACCTAACTTAAATTCCGGTAgtcttccaaatagaatcaataacaacatccaagtccctctagagtagatattttttgataacaaacaaaatatgtttgctgcgtggatcaggcaaacttaatgaaaatgcaaattcattctttgccagcaggagatgttttaaagcatagacataaagtgcgagaaatagaggtttccccagtaacagctgtaaacaaagcagagctgcgctcacacgctgctttatcaggcatataacatgcaagtcttccttcagaaatacagcgatataaaaacacctgtgcctcgctttgatatttaaatatataaatgtaaggaattattattattaaacgtgtagtacgtaacgttactcatttttattcaacgaagcctttttgaaaatcgatcagtttttaAATTGTGGCGATTCTCCaagaattaatacatttatgggaaacacatcccacagcacaaccacctcaGCCCaccttcagtctactcatcaccttgactttaactgtgtCTGTataaggcactgcagccagaccgatatacacaacacagaccggaagttaacttaggtccaggtgCGTGCGCCcaatgaaaccgtctatatttAGGAGGTCCTTAAGAACTGATAATAAAAGCattgagaaataaaacattttatatttgtcGGGGTCTACAACCTGTAACATCGTCAAACAGGATTCCATCTTCAAGCAATTAATGAAGAGACTCCAAAACATAAGAACTCCAAAAAAGAAACAGGGTCCAACaccacaaagaaaaaagaaaaggcgCTTGGATTTTGACTACGATGGTGATTCAAGCTCTTGCACATTAGATTCAGCAGAAAGCAGCAGTGCTTCAGCTGTAATGTTGGAAACAAGAGAAAGCAGCACACCACCATCTGTGAGCACAAAACCACTTGCTGGTAAGTGTACCACATATTCataatatgcttaaaaaaaaatgtaccctgAATTTGGTTACATGTTATATTAGCCAAAATAACATGATATTCCATCATGTAAGAAAAGTCAACAAGTgcttaaaaaaagtgtttggttTCAATTCTTTGACATGTTTATGTTCTAGATGACTGTTCTATTCTTGGGCTATTGTTAGGGTAGATGTCTATtaaattttcactgacagcccaaaTCTTACCTTGTTTTAGCCTAGACGTCTGGGTTGTGTTTGGGCGGCTATTAAACgtcttttaaatgcaaaattgcTTGCTGTGTTTATACTGGTTTATTTTCAGGAACAGCTGACCAAGATTTACCATTCAGTCAGACTGACAATAGAAGAGATGAAGACCATTCTGACACTGATAGTCAACAAAGCCAGGCCAGACATTACCATACTCTCCAAGAGATCTATAAAAGATCAAAGCCTAATAAAGAGGCAGTTGCTCAACTACTTGACCTTGAGTTTGATGCTCGGAGAGCCTTCATCAACTCAGACTGTTTCAAGGATCAGGACAGACCTTCAAAGATACTGCAAGCGTACCCCTGTTTCAGAGAACTACAACATGTAAGTAATAAATCTGATAATATATTTCAGTTCCTAgtgacttcaattatttttacaaatgtgtatATATGGGATTATTCCAGGTAATGGATGAACTGGGCCGAATTCTTGAAAAAGGAAATCCCAGATTCATCCCAAAACTAAAGGCCCGTTGGGAGAGCTTCTGCAGCAAAGCTCAATTCTATGGGGTTTACAAAAAGGTTTTGAAGCCACCAATGACTCTAGATGGAGGTAAACTACCTGCCTTTACTACttgaattaaaatgtgaaaaatctaACAATAGTTGTTTAACTTGATTGTCAGtgtcatacactaccattcaaatgttttagaacatttacattttaaaatatgtctctttctgttcaccaaggctgcatttatttaatccaaactACAGCCATTTTATAAGTGACTATAtagtaaagtgtaatttattcctgtgatcaaagctgaatttatcatcattactccagtcttcagtgtcacatgatcctttataaatcattctagtatgatgatttgataatgaacaaacatttatgatgattattattatctattcacatagtataatatttcacaatatcacttttTTTGCTGTAGTTTGGAACAAATACATGCAAGCTTGGTGAGACGAAGATActtataaaagaaaacattttaaaaaatctcacatttctaaaacatttaattggTAGTGTATTTGAAATCATTAACAGATTGATATGAAAAGTTTAACTTCATTAAATAAGTTAAAGTTTAATAATCCTTTTGAGTACTTTTAAGTTTTTATCCTTTTATCCTTTTATCCTTAATGCACAATTGTTATAAAACTATATCAAGATCAGGAGGTTAAAGGAAagtcttaaaggcatagttcgccaaaaaataaaaattctacatcatttactctccctctagttgttccaaacccgtattagtttatttcttctgatgaacacaaaagaagatactttgaagaatgtttttttgggtgaactatccctttaatgcatgcTCAACTCACTAATTACAGTAAATCATAAAAGACTATTTGTTCTCCTCAATAGTGAAACGCTCCATAGCCTTGATGAAGGCTCTTCCAGAGATGTTCCCATCACCTGTAGCCCCACCAAAAAAGATGGGACATCCAAGTGAAGCAATGCTACACATCCTTGAGGTAAGACATACAACCTTGTTTATATTTCTACAAGACCAAGAGAAATAGAGGTGTCTTCATTTATATCAAGATGTACTGCTCGgtcatttttgtgtttgtatttctaGCCAACAGAAAACCCAGATTCTTTCCTCAAGGGGAGACCACTCTTCAGTCCTGTCCTGATTGTGTCAGAGGACAACTGCATGTTGGCCATTGGGACTACACCTGTGACAATCTTTCCACAAGAAGACCTCCACGAAGGTGTGCTCTACCTAATGGCATACTATTATGCACTTCATCTTGTGTACCCAAAAAGTGTTGCAACTTTACTGTCTGTGCTTCAGACAGAGGTAATTTCAGATGCAATACATGGGCGTGATGCAACTTCTTCCTACAAAAAAGCCACTTTGGAGTGGAAAAAGTTCATTGGCGAGTAGTGAAAAAGTCAGACGTATGTCTTACTAATTGTTCACAGCAGTTGTGTTCATCAGGTTCTTCTTATAGACAGAAGTTGCTTAAagtctaaaacaaaataaaaattcagtttttcttggtctctttttttattatatatatatatatatatatatatatatatatatattcactttctCAGTGATGTATCTGTGTAACCTTGACTAAGCTACCAAGCTTTGTTTTAATAGGCTTACCAATTGCTGTGATATGATGCATTGCTGTAATTTTTGAACAATCATTTGCTTTCCTTTTGCAGTTGGagttaataaagaaatattaagaGCATGTTTGTTGTACCAGATTTATTAATTGTATCTCCATTTCATAGCTTATTTTTAGAAATAGTCAAGATTGAGGGGACGTTCACATTAGTTAGTCTTGTTTTAAGactttaaatacttatttaaaaccaAACCTTCCCTCAAAATAAGCCTGACACtcttaaaatgtgtatatattcttaaatcaagatattttaAACCAAACCTTTCCCTCAAAATAAGCCTGACACtcttaaaatgtgtatatattcttaaatcaagatattttaAACCAAACCTTTCCCTCAAAATAAGCCTGACACTCTTAAAATGTCTATGCgtattcttaaatcaagatatttttaccAAGAGTATTTAAAACTAACcacaaataaaacatgaaaaaaatactagattttactatttttgcattgGTTTCAAGATATTTGTACTGCTTGAATCaagttaaaatatctaaatttacttaatttttttcttgttttaagaactTTTTTATCACaagtttttttgtcttgtttcaagATGTCTTATCAAGTAGAATTTTCTCACCCCATTGGCAGATAATTTTGCttgattttagtgtttttttcttaatttaggttttattttcttatttttgtatgTCAATTTTTTGCAGTGCACATCTCCCAACCgctcaaaatcatctattaacggTGCAGTGAACAGATTACACAATActagactgcaaaacaaaagcaccccaaaacagaaactctaaaagcaattaaagactttgacttaacacaagaaaaactttagattttcttacctgactggTACCTCTTGCTCTCCTTCGCGCTGTCATCAAATGCATTGGAAATCGTCACTTCcggggtttttttttattacgaaATTAAACAATTTACGTTAGTTTAATGATTGCTaattaagtaaaattgaaaattaaaccatttaagttgattAAGTacaatacaattgtgttttggcggaaaactaaatatatttgtgttgttttaacaaaacatcTGTGTAAAACGAACAATGCCACAAATCCAATTTTTTGAGTGTACAGATTTGACTGCTAAATGATAAAGAATGATGCACGgctcccatgaaaaaaaaatagtgaagacCTCTGACAGTCTTACAAAAATGTGTTATGTAGTAGAATATAATGTTAAACTTTATGTTATGTAACATTATCACTGTTTACAATGTATCACTTGTATTTTTTGGCTTGTTGTTTCTGATTGCACACCTCCAGGGGGAAATCCAGATCAAATCCCagaaagtaaaattaaaacaaaatgaagttaaaacttgttttgaacaatttatttgtcatctgaatatagatttttatatagatatatagaatgaatatagatttttaagttgggaggggggggggggatttagatcttttattgaaaaaaaaaatctgggatttctttttttataggtcatattgcccagccctactaGGTTATTAAAAAGCTGACTTTTCACAGCTCCTacaccggggggggggggggggggggacaaaaCGTCGGTCCTGAAGAGCCGCATCCCtgcacacctgaacaagctattcAAGGTCTGAAGGGTTACTAGAAATCAGGTTagttttaattagggttggagctgaactctgctgcAGCTGTCCTAAACCCTTCTTACCCAGCTATTCATTGTAGATAACCATTTTATCAT
This genomic interval from Carassius auratus strain Wakin unplaced genomic scaffold, ASM336829v1 scaf_tig00214722, whole genome shotgun sequence contains the following:
- the LOC113092877 gene encoding uncharacterized protein LOC113092877 isoform X2 — translated: MEPPLNYVTGPNDRYHLNQFRGFLNYIRLKVTFMEQLDSVTRSTLQDANISAAVLPTLSRDDIRDLFPGPENFLRRKTIWETFHRDKEGQEAGCLNQNKEQEDTGLTPTQTPSEIPVTTRHSIFEPSGHPPRTLKLPNPEYVVYTDSELEHVRKEYFDLQRVGQERDCNLSKELRCRLVRNTVTNMVSIMRASSTDFMYPSKNDMLAMAKRLVEYYPMLRDDSVNCKHIWDSIFKQLMKRLQNIRTPKKKQGPTPQRKKKRRLDFDYDGDSSSCTLDSAESSSASAVMLETRESSTPPSVSTKPLAGTADQDLPFSQTDNRRDEDHSDTDSQQSQARHYHTLQEIYKRSKPNKEAVAQLLDLEFDARRAFINSDCFKDQDRPSKILQAYPCFRELQHVMDELGRILEKGNPRFIPKLKARWESFCSKAQFYGVYKKVLKPPMTLDGVKRSIALMKALPEMFPSPVAPPKKMGHPSEAMLHILEPTENPDSFLKGRPLFSPVLIVSEDNCMLAIGTTPVTIFPQEDLHEGVLYLMAYYYALHLVYPKSVATLLSVLQTEVISDAIHGRDATSSYKKATLEWKKFIGE
- the LOC113092877 gene encoding uncharacterized protein LOC113092877 isoform X1; this translates as MEPPLNYVTGPNDRYHLNQFRGFLNYIRLKVTFMEQLDSVTRSTLQDANISAAVLPTLSRDDIRDLFPGPENFLRRKTIWETFHRDKEQGQEAGCLNQNKEQEDTGLTPTQTPSEIPVTTRHSIFEPSGHPPRTLKLPNPEYVVYTDSELEHVRKEYFDLQRVGQERDCNLSKELRCRLVRNTVTNMVSIMRASSTDFMYPSKNDMLAMAKRLVEYYPMLRDDSVNCKHIWDSIFKQLMKRLQNIRTPKKKQGPTPQRKKKRRLDFDYDGDSSSCTLDSAESSSASAVMLETRESSTPPSVSTKPLAGTADQDLPFSQTDNRRDEDHSDTDSQQSQARHYHTLQEIYKRSKPNKEAVAQLLDLEFDARRAFINSDCFKDQDRPSKILQAYPCFRELQHVMDELGRILEKGNPRFIPKLKARWESFCSKAQFYGVYKKVLKPPMTLDGVKRSIALMKALPEMFPSPVAPPKKMGHPSEAMLHILEPTENPDSFLKGRPLFSPVLIVSEDNCMLAIGTTPVTIFPQEDLHEGVLYLMAYYYALHLVYPKSVATLLSVLQTEVISDAIHGRDATSSYKKATLEWKKFIGE